Proteins encoded by one window of Cylindrospermum stagnale PCC 7417:
- a CDS encoding ferritin-like domain-containing protein codes for MKNNKIAGLDLPHTDPDDRLRRILTAALPNQGANVLQPELNYWEAEFFNLHQVKIFQDAIASEKSAILHLVNRSLLEESYFIEKAGVGYMAKMVLLAETVEERMLYGLFTADEATHLSQISHFLPDLEVTSRDEPFLRLLAEVVESADKTVLLFVLQVVLEGWGLSHYRRLGKECRHPVLAELFASFLQAEARHHGTGTTLFNRIPVSASSQAAILDVLAQFLLMVQVGPQNVLTSIERVKGDLSRSQKIQILVELNTETHSGTRLQILRSLMTGASAMAIVQALDERGAFEPLPPHQCLH; via the coding sequence ATGAAAAACAATAAAATTGCTGGACTTGATTTACCACATACAGACCCTGATGATCGATTGCGACGTATACTGACAGCAGCATTGCCGAATCAGGGCGCTAATGTTTTGCAGCCTGAATTGAATTATTGGGAGGCGGAATTTTTCAATTTGCATCAAGTCAAAATTTTTCAAGATGCGATCGCATCTGAAAAATCTGCCATCCTTCACCTTGTCAATCGCAGTCTGTTGGAGGAATCATATTTTATTGAAAAAGCAGGCGTTGGCTATATGGCAAAAATGGTGTTGTTAGCAGAAACAGTTGAGGAAAGAATGCTCTACGGACTGTTTACGGCTGATGAAGCTACCCACCTCAGCCAAATCAGCCATTTTTTGCCAGACTTGGAAGTAACTAGCCGCGATGAGCCATTTCTGCGCTTACTGGCAGAAGTGGTTGAAAGTGCAGACAAAACAGTGTTGTTGTTTGTGCTTCAGGTGGTTTTAGAAGGATGGGGTTTGAGCCATTACCGACGTTTAGGGAAGGAATGCCGACATCCAGTTTTGGCAGAGCTTTTCGCCAGTTTTTTGCAGGCTGAAGCTCGTCATCACGGCACGGGAACGACGTTATTTAACCGAATTCCAGTTTCAGCTTCTAGTCAAGCAGCAATACTCGATGTGTTGGCACAGTTTTTGTTGATGGTGCAGGTGGGGCCGCAAAATGTACTGACATCTATCGAACGGGTGAAAGGAGATTTATCGCGATCGCAAAAAATCCAGATTTTAGTAGAGTTGAATACAGAGACTCACAGTGGAACGCGATTACAAATATTGCGATCGCTAATGACAGGAGCATCCGCTATGGCGATCGTCCAAGCCTTAGACGAACGAGGAGCCTTTGAACCACTTCCCCCTCATCAATGTCTGCATTAA
- a CDS encoding aromatic ring-hydroxylating oxygenase subunit alpha has product MLSTSPDSTFNNSSQFVEGWYWALPARKLKVGKVKAVTLLGRNLAIYRGVSGQVVAMDAYCPHMGAHLAEGKVDGDRIRCFFHNWQYDAQGICVDVPSLGKPLPVCVKTWSTAEQYGMIWVWVGQEKPRKLPFVPELEQVDCDYLLGTRFVKNCHPNVLLINAIDAHHFNTVHNLPLEIVFDSQNLNSNAITFSNTTRGGDDSGLIRLIRPLYGNEVTYSMCYWYGSTGTVTLGPDFLHFYIIFALRMIEGGKTEGQTILVTPKRFGCLGWGVNRGLLWLTQQVGNYFAKGDTQVFQTIKFDLKTPTKADQSIVQFIQHVNCQKALVWGTWKADEKQ; this is encoded by the coding sequence ATGCTTTCTACTAGCCCAGACTCAACTTTTAACAATTCCTCGCAATTTGTTGAGGGATGGTATTGGGCATTACCAGCGAGAAAATTAAAAGTTGGCAAGGTGAAAGCTGTCACCCTGTTGGGTAGAAACCTGGCTATTTATCGGGGAGTCAGTGGTCAGGTGGTGGCGATGGATGCTTATTGCCCTCACATGGGCGCTCATTTAGCAGAGGGTAAGGTAGATGGCGATCGCATTCGCTGCTTTTTCCATAATTGGCAATATGATGCACAAGGCATTTGTGTAGACGTTCCTTCTTTAGGAAAACCTCTACCTGTGTGTGTTAAAACCTGGTCAACGGCAGAACAGTACGGCATGATTTGGGTTTGGGTGGGTCAAGAAAAGCCAAGGAAGCTGCCTTTTGTGCCGGAACTGGAACAGGTAGATTGCGATTATCTATTGGGGACTCGGTTTGTGAAAAACTGTCATCCCAATGTGTTGTTGATTAATGCCATCGATGCTCACCACTTCAATACGGTACATAATCTGCCTTTGGAGATTGTATTTGATTCGCAAAACCTCAACTCCAACGCTATTACTTTCAGTAATACTACCAGGGGAGGTGATGATTCCGGGTTAATTCGCCTGATTCGTCCCCTATACGGCAATGAAGTTACTTATAGTATGTGTTACTGGTACGGCAGCACTGGCACTGTGACGCTGGGGCCGGATTTTCTGCACTTTTATATTATATTTGCGCTGCGAATGATCGAAGGTGGCAAAACTGAAGGGCAAACAATCCTCGTTACTCCTAAGCGATTTGGATGTTTAGGATGGGGTGTAAATCGTGGGTTGCTGTGGCTAACGCAGCAGGTTGGCAATTACTTTGCTAAAGGTGATACGCAGGTATTTCAGACAATTAAGTTTGATCTGAAGACTCCCACGAAAGCAGATCAGTCTATTGTGCAATTTATCCAGCACGTTAATTGCCAAAAAGCTTTGGTTTGGGGAACTTGGAAAGCTGATGAAAAACAATAA
- a CDS encoding aromatic ring-hydroxylating oxygenase subunit alpha, translating into MQIFNNWNVVAKGWYIACPSSVLAKKTAKSVEVCGQKIAIFRGEDGQVRAMEAYCPHLGTDLGIGQVDGNWLRCAFHQWAFDETGICQNIPCQSEIPAQAKLQTYATEEKYGFIWIYPDAEAPEGVADFDELKGKEIVTQADTAFERSCHHHICMMNGIDAQHLKTIHHLDIKMDLSLYRSELGTQIDFTMRGNFPQTTFRERLGQKFLGSTYQYSMRYAHGCIGLLTMMKNVRLFPPLHMMYAYTPIAPGRTRIQPIYVTEKRQGIGGYLLSNFLLFCTQLAYYMLRDEDGKIYDNIRFNPQLLLKIDQPLAQYMEYVNQLEASGWSTAAGNSKFKIQNYNCHKS; encoded by the coding sequence ATGCAAATATTCAATAACTGGAATGTAGTTGCTAAGGGTTGGTATATTGCCTGTCCCAGTAGTGTATTAGCTAAAAAAACAGCAAAATCCGTGGAAGTCTGCGGTCAAAAAATTGCCATTTTTAGAGGTGAAGATGGGCAAGTGCGGGCAATGGAAGCTTACTGCCCTCATTTGGGAACAGATTTGGGAATTGGACAGGTTGACGGTAATTGGCTTCGTTGTGCTTTTCATCAATGGGCATTTGATGAAACAGGGATTTGTCAAAATATTCCCTGTCAATCAGAAATTCCGGCTCAAGCTAAATTACAAACTTACGCAACAGAGGAAAAGTATGGATTTATCTGGATTTATCCTGATGCTGAAGCACCAGAGGGAGTGGCTGATTTTGATGAATTGAAGGGGAAAGAAATTGTTACACAAGCTGATACTGCATTTGAAAGAAGTTGCCATCATCACATCTGTATGATGAATGGAATTGATGCTCAACATTTAAAAACGATTCATCATTTAGATATTAAAATGGATCTGTCGCTATATCGCAGCGAATTAGGTACACAAATTGACTTTACGATGCGGGGAAATTTCCCTCAAACAACTTTTCGAGAACGGTTAGGTCAAAAATTTCTTGGTTCTACATATCAGTATTCCATGCGGTATGCTCATGGTTGCATTGGTTTGTTAACAATGATGAAAAATGTGCGGCTTTTTCCGCCATTGCACATGATGTATGCTTACACTCCGATTGCACCGGGAAGAACGCGAATTCAACCAATTTATGTGACTGAAAAACGCCAAGGAATCGGGGGATATCTGCTCAGTAATTTTTTGCTGTTCTGTACTCAATTAGCTTACTATATGCTCAGAGATGAGGATGGGAAGATTTACGACAATATTCGATTTAATCCGCAGTTGCTCCTGAAAATTGATCAGCCATTGGCGCAATATATGGAGTATGTGAACCAGCTAGAAGCGTCTGGATGGTCAACCGCAGCGGGAAATTCAAAATTCAAAATTCAAAATTATAATTGCCATAAATCTTAG
- a CDS encoding Mpo1-like protein encodes MSEINSNPQRRLRNQINNQILDHPFTDYWDIFILKHQHPINIILHILGILFFYGLLFSAWKLQNFWLLLGLPLTQLVGLSGHFLFERSHIDLQDAVFSWRASYCLGKMLFRVLMGKYQDDICQRQERLNNYLSNNYANIQ; translated from the coding sequence ATGAGTGAAATCAATTCTAATCCTCAACGAAGGTTGAGAAATCAGATTAATAATCAAATTTTGGATCATCCTTTTACAGACTACTGGGATATTTTTATTCTTAAACACCAACATCCAATTAATATTATTTTGCACATTCTGGGAATATTATTTTTTTACGGTTTGCTCTTTTCTGCTTGGAAGTTACAAAATTTTTGGTTACTCTTAGGCTTACCGCTAACTCAATTGGTGGGATTAAGCGGACATTTTTTATTTGAGCGTAGCCATATTGATTTACAGGATGCTGTATTTTCTTGGAGAGCTTCTTACTGTTTAGGTAAAATGTTATTCAGGGTTTTGATGGGTAAATATCAAGATGATATTTGCCAACGACAAGAAAGATTAAATAATTATCTGTCTAACAATTATGCAAATATTCAATAA